Proteins from one Streptomyces sp. NBC_00289 genomic window:
- a CDS encoding conjugal transfer protein, whose product MSPGKQASQSEAAAPMAAGARLEAMRRRVRLSRVAVWTVIAAGPIALCVAVASTPTTVAAAPATKPTAVRTATAATNPGGYAQVFISAWLRSDANDETSAQARLAQSMAPDVELPDPAADAQSAPQSVTAVRSAQRGTGAWTVTVAAQYANGSVRYYVVPVASDSTGSSFTVTGAPGVVAGPARAEVPKSSYAVTVSDGDLSSAVGEFLTAYLTGAGEVDRYLAPGVKLTAVSPAPYTAVAVQQVSAIEEAAAAEQVPADGTKVRVLASVEARDATGRWPLGYELTLKARSGRWEVAALQSGTAQDGGAR is encoded by the coding sequence ATGTCCCCTGGCAAGCAGGCCTCACAGAGCGAGGCCGCTGCTCCGATGGCGGCCGGCGCCCGGCTGGAGGCGATGCGCCGCCGCGTACGCCTCTCACGCGTGGCGGTCTGGACCGTCATCGCGGCCGGCCCCATCGCCCTGTGCGTCGCCGTCGCCTCCACCCCGACCACGGTCGCGGCGGCCCCCGCGACCAAGCCCACCGCCGTGCGCACCGCGACGGCCGCCACCAATCCGGGCGGCTATGCGCAGGTGTTCATCAGCGCGTGGCTGCGCAGCGACGCGAACGACGAGACGAGTGCGCAGGCGCGACTTGCGCAGTCGATGGCGCCAGACGTCGAACTGCCCGACCCGGCCGCCGATGCGCAATCGGCGCCTCAGTCCGTGACGGCGGTGCGCAGTGCGCAGCGCGGCACCGGCGCGTGGACGGTGACGGTGGCTGCGCAATACGCCAACGGATCGGTGCGGTACTACGTCGTGCCGGTGGCCTCCGACAGCACGGGCTCCTCGTTCACGGTGACCGGTGCGCCCGGCGTGGTGGCCGGCCCGGCCCGGGCCGAGGTTCCGAAGTCGTCGTACGCCGTGACCGTCTCGGACGGTGATCTTTCGTCCGCGGTCGGAGAGTTCCTCACCGCCTACCTGACGGGTGCCGGCGAAGTCGACCGCTACCTCGCGCCCGGCGTGAAGCTCACCGCCGTCTCCCCCGCCCCCTACACCGCTGTCGCCGTTCAGCAGGTGTCCGCCATCGAGGAGGCCGCGGCCGCCGAGCAGGTACCGGCGGACGGCACGAAGGTGCGGGTCCTCGCCTCGGTGGAAGCCCGGGACGCGACCGGCCGGTGGCCGCTGGGCTACGAGCTCACGCTCAAGGCCCGATCGGGCCGGTGGGAAGTCGCCGCGCTTCAGTCCGGCACGGCTCAGGACGGGGGTGCCCGATGA